Proteins from a single region of Pseudopedobacter saltans DSM 12145:
- a CDS encoding glycoside hydrolase family 95 protein, with amino-acid sequence MNKTALKAILICLGLGSTFVSQAQQSKNVLWYKQPAKEWTEALPIGNGKIGAMIFGGVAQDRIQFNEETLWTGSPRNYNKPDAYKYLPQIRTLLQQGKQREAEALAMQEFMGLKSEAGDKEAWLKEIEKTRLNPKGPAAASFNDKAWKGFYVPTYEGWETLGLEGLDGALWFRTQFTLPANWKGQDLILDLNKIRQVDYTYINGHLVGHSEGDDVKRNYTIPAKYLKPGKNMVAVQVINFIDKGGISGYKDTTQHIGVFPKGKSVKEGISLNGNWKYWVQDDNPPAPAVYQASYQPFGDIYLNFKHQEYTNYKRELDLNSALAKTSYSHKGTNYTRTYFVNAPQNTLVIHLEANQPKNVTFTASFDSPHSQKSIRKIDDRTIALDVKVKYGALFGESILHLKNKNGKISVKNNQLVVEGADEATLMLFAATNFVNFHDVSGKPSVKNQQTLASAKNLDYQTLKQNHLQDYTSLYNRFSLSFGGNSREDLPTDERIREFSKTANDPALLALYAQYGRYLLISSSRANTQPANLQGIWNHLLAPSWGSKYTTNINVEMNYWLSEMLNLSDLHQPLFGMIEDLSKSGAETAKNYYNLPGWVLHHNTDIWRGAAPINNSNHGIWPTGGAWLTTHLLEHYAFTKDQAFLKKYYPIIKNSVLFYKDFLVVDPISGCLISTPSNSPEHGGLVAGPTMDHQIIRALFDGFVNVSAALGLDEDLRKEIQTKKQQILPNKIGKYGQLQEWMVDVDDRNDKHRHVSHLWALHPGNEINWETTPDLLEATKQTLKFRGDDGTGWSLAWKINFWARLRDGEHTYKMMQMLLAPAGKSGGSYPNLFDAHPPFQIDGNFGGAAGIAEMLVQSHTSFIEILPALPRALQTGEVKGLKARGGFELDFSWSKGKLQKLTVKSLAGGNCRLKVGTLEKDFKTEKGKVYTFDGGLQKL; translated from the coding sequence ATGAATAAAACTGCGTTAAAGGCGATTCTAATATGTTTGGGTTTGGGAAGTACTTTCGTCTCTCAAGCTCAGCAATCAAAAAATGTCTTGTGGTATAAACAACCTGCAAAAGAATGGACAGAAGCTTTGCCTATTGGAAATGGTAAAATCGGAGCCATGATTTTTGGAGGTGTGGCACAAGACAGAATCCAGTTTAACGAAGAAACCTTATGGACCGGAAGTCCGCGAAACTATAATAAACCAGATGCTTATAAATATCTCCCGCAGATTAGAACACTTTTGCAGCAAGGTAAGCAGCGCGAAGCTGAAGCTTTGGCTATGCAGGAGTTTATGGGATTGAAAAGCGAAGCAGGAGATAAGGAAGCATGGTTGAAAGAAATAGAGAAAACGAGGCTGAACCCGAAAGGGCCGGCCGCTGCTAGTTTTAATGATAAAGCATGGAAAGGCTTTTACGTACCGACTTATGAAGGCTGGGAAACTTTGGGTTTAGAAGGTCTGGATGGTGCGTTATGGTTTAGAACGCAGTTTACTCTGCCTGCTAATTGGAAAGGTCAGGATTTAATACTGGACTTAAATAAAATCAGACAGGTAGATTATACCTATATAAACGGGCATTTGGTTGGTCATTCAGAAGGGGACGACGTAAAAAGAAATTACACTATTCCGGCTAAATATCTAAAGCCTGGAAAAAATATGGTTGCTGTTCAGGTAATCAATTTTATTGATAAAGGTGGTATTTCAGGATATAAAGATACCACCCAACATATAGGAGTGTTTCCAAAAGGGAAATCTGTAAAAGAAGGAATTTCTTTAAACGGAAACTGGAAGTACTGGGTTCAGGATGATAATCCTCCGGCTCCTGCGGTTTATCAGGCAAGTTATCAGCCTTTTGGTGATATTTATCTGAACTTTAAACATCAGGAATATACAAACTATAAACGCGAACTGGATTTGAATTCCGCTCTGGCTAAAACATCTTATAGCCATAAAGGAACAAATTATACAAGAACGTATTTTGTAAATGCTCCTCAAAATACTTTGGTGATTCATCTGGAAGCTAATCAGCCGAAAAATGTAACTTTTACAGCATCTTTTGATTCTCCGCATTCACAAAAAAGCATTCGTAAAATAGATGATCGCACTATTGCTTTGGATGTAAAAGTTAAATACGGAGCACTGTTTGGCGAAAGTATTCTGCATTTAAAAAATAAGAATGGAAAGATAAGTGTTAAAAATAATCAGCTGGTTGTAGAAGGTGCAGATGAAGCGACTTTAATGCTATTTGCCGCAACTAATTTTGTGAATTTTCACGACGTTTCCGGAAAGCCATCTGTTAAAAATCAACAGACTTTAGCATCTGCTAAAAATCTGGATTATCAGACTTTAAAACAAAACCATCTACAGGATTATACAAGTTTATACAATCGTTTCAGTTTAAGTTTTGGAGGAAATTCCAGAGAGGATTTACCGACAGATGAACGCATTCGGGAATTTTCAAAAACAGCTAATGATCCCGCTTTATTGGCTTTGTATGCTCAATACGGACGCTATTTATTGATCTCATCATCCAGAGCCAATACACAGCCAGCTAATTTGCAGGGTATCTGGAATCATCTGTTGGCGCCTTCATGGGGAAGTAAATACACCACAAATATTAATGTGGAAATGAATTACTGGCTGTCGGAAATGCTGAACCTTTCCGATTTACACCAGCCACTCTTTGGGATGATAGAAGATTTATCCAAAAGTGGAGCCGAAACAGCTAAAAACTATTATAATCTTCCGGGCTGGGTTCTACACCACAATACGGATATCTGGCGCGGAGCTGCACCAATAAATAATTCCAATCATGGAATTTGGCCAACGGGAGGTGCATGGTTAACAACACATCTTTTAGAACATTATGCTTTTACAAAAGACCAAGCTTTTCTGAAAAAGTATTATCCGATTATCAAAAATTCGGTACTATTCTATAAAGACTTTTTAGTTGTAGATCCAATAAGCGGATGTTTGATTAGCACTCCGTCGAACTCGCCTGAGCATGGCGGTTTGGTTGCAGGTCCAACCATGGATCATCAAATCATCAGGGCTTTATTTGATGGTTTTGTAAATGTGAGTGCGGCTTTAGGTTTAGATGAGGATTTGAGAAAGGAAATCCAAACTAAAAAACAACAAATTTTACCAAATAAAATTGGTAAGTATGGGCAGTTACAGGAGTGGATGGTTGATGTAGATGATAGAAACGATAAGCATCGTCACGTTTCTCATTTGTGGGCATTGCATCCTGGAAATGAGATCAATTGGGAAACGACTCCTGATTTATTGGAAGCTACCAAACAAACTTTAAAGTTTAGAGGTGATGATGGAACCGGATGGAGCCTGGCGTGGAAAATCAATTTCTGGGCGAGGTTGAGAGACGGTGAGCATACTTACAAAATGATGCAGATGTTGTTGGCACCGGCTGGAAAAAGTGGTGGATCTTATCCAAATCTGTTTGACGCACATCCGCCTTTTCAAATAGACGGTAACTTTGGTGGAGCGGCGGGCATTGCAGAAATGTTGGTGCAAAGTCATACTTCTTTTATAGAAATTTTACCCGCTTTGCCTCGAGCTTTACAAACTGGCGAAGTTAAAGGGCTGAAAGCAAGAGGTGGTTTTGAGCTGGATTTCTCGTGGTCAAAAGGCAAGTTGCAAAAGTTAACGGTTAAATCTTTGGCAGGAGGAAATTGCCGTTTGAAAGTTGGAACTTTAGAGAAGGACTTTAAAACTGAAAAAGGAAAAGTTTATACTTTTGACGGTGGTTTGCAGAAGTTGTAA